One window from the genome of Nicotiana tomentosiformis chromosome 5, ASM39032v3, whole genome shotgun sequence encodes:
- the LOC104118742 gene encoding uncharacterized protein gives MGFAECFINMVLNLLSNSWYSILINGQASVFFHSIRGGNEGDPLSLATFILSAEVLSRSLNKLFEDKRFKGFGILMWTDPLNYLAYVDDTIIFVSADQYSLEKIIEVLSKYEHTSGQMINKVKSSFYMHSNVAGSLFNFMGAITGFSRGKGKATFVEREATVLWGKATLISNVLQSMPTHILSVIDPPANVLEHLHKTFARWMPTSMGKFTVTSAWKILRHRVPTNHEYNQLWTKGLPFKISVFLWRLCKGKILTDDLWRRWGYMIVSKCRCCSQPHEDSFQNLFLNSETTMKVWKTFLHASGLVVNLTHVHQVIRAWWNARCCPKLNPLFQAVPAVITWEF, from the exons ATGGGATTTGCAGAATGCTTCATAAATATGGTGTTGAATCTACTATCAAATAGTTGGTACTCAATTCTGATTAATGGTCAAGCATCAGTATTCTTCCACTCAATAAGAGGTGGAAACGAAGGGGATCCTCTATCTCTAGCCACGTTCATACTATCTGCAGAGGTACTATCTAGGTCTTTGAATAAGCTATTTGAAGACAAGAGGTTCAAAGGCTTTGGCATTCTTATGTGGACTGATCCATTGAATtatttagcctatgttgatgacACTATAATCTTTGTTTCTGCTGATCAATACTCTTTAGAGAAGATTATAGAAGTCTTGTCAAAGTATGAGCACACTTCAGGCCAAATGATCAACAAGGTAAAGAGTTCCTTTTACATGCACTCTAATGTGGCTGGAAGTTTGTTTAACTTTATGGGTGCTATTACTGGATTTTCAAGGG GTAAAGGCAAAGCTACATTCGTGGAAAGGGAAGCTACTGTCCTATGGGGAAAAGCTACTTTGATCTCCAATGTCCTACAAAGCATGCCTACACACATTCTATCAGTAATTGATCCACCTGCTAATGTTCTGGAACATCTTCATAAAACCTTTGCCAG ATGGATGCCTACTTCTATGGGAAAGTTTACTGTTACTAGTGCTTGGAAAATCTTGAGGCACAGGGTACCTACTAATCATGAATACAATCAGTTGTGGACCAAAGGCTTGCCATTTAAAATCTCCGTCTTTCTATGGAGATTGTGTAAAGGGAAGATTCTTACAGATGACTTGTGGAGGAGATGGGGTTACATGATAGTGTCCAAGTGCCGGTGCTGCTCGCAACCACATGAAGACTCATTTCAGAATTTGTTCTTAAATAGTGAAACTACAATGAAGGTATGGAAGACCTTCCTTCATGCATCAGGATTGGTAGTAAATCTGACTCATGTACATCAAGTAATAAGAGCATGGTGGAATGCAAGATGTTGTCCTAAACTCAATCCATTATTTCAAGCAGTTCCAGCGGTTATCACATGGGAATTTTAG
- the LOC138891948 gene encoding uncharacterized protein, with protein sequence MSKIDLQKAYDSVEWPFLRQVLEELGFPQQFVTWVMECVQTVNYIVPINEEPNEPFNAARGLRLRHGDPMSPFLFADDLLLFAKGNLTSITTLYKYFNQFSEALGLHANLGKSCVYFGGVKKFVWSGSNIITKKALVAWDKVCTLMSMGGLNLINIKLWNQAAQIKICWDITHKQDKMKLLEAKEHQELIPPVRTTRSMINIVYNQLLLISVSVPWKCLMFGNDARPKAIFTMWLQLRGRLSTTDRLAAWGLTVDLTCILCQNHVEIKDHLFAECDFAKSIWSRKQQWLQRKEKTVQTWNQHIDWAIHSAKGKSQQAQIFKMGY encoded by the exons ATGAGTAAAATCGACTTGCAAAAAGCATATGACTCTGTAGAATGGCCATTTCTGAGGCAGGTTCTTGAAGAATTAGGATTCCCGCAACAATTTGTGACATGGGTAATGGAGTGTGTCCAAACAGTAAACTATATTGTGCCGATTAATGAAGAACCAAATGAACCTTTCAATGCAGCAAGAGGTCTTCGTCTTCGACATGGAGACCCAATGTCGCCCTTTTT ATTTGCAGATGACCTGCTTCTCTTTGCCAAAGGAAACTTAACTTCTATCACTACTTTATACAAGTATTTTAACCAATTCTCTGAAGCATTAGGGCTACATGCTAATCTTGGCAAAAGTTGTGTGTATTTTGGTGGAGTCAA AAAATTTGTTTGGTCTGGGAGTAATATAATCACCAAGAAAGCTCTAGTGGCCTGGGATAAGGTGTGCACTCTTATGTCGATGGGAGGACTAAACCTTATCAACATTAAACTGTGGAATCAAGCTGCACAAATCAAAATATGCTGGGACATTACACACAAACAGGATAAAAT GAAACTACTGGAAGCCAAGGAGCACCAGGAATTGATACCACCTGTCAGAACTACTCGAAGTATGATCAACATAGTGTACAATCAACTTCTTCTTATATCTGTGTCGGTGCCTTGGAAGTGTCTCATGTTTGGGAATGATGCTAGGCCTAAAGCAATATTTACAATGTGGTTGCAACTACGAGGGAGACTATCAACTACTGATCGACTGGCGGCTTGGGGATTAACAGTTGACCTCACATGTATACTATGTCAAAATCATGTGGAAATAAAGGATCATCTCTTTGCTGAATGTGACTTTGCTAAGTCTATATGGAGCAGAAAGCAACAATGGCTGCAAAGAAAGGAGAAGACAGTACAAACCTGGAATCAACATATAGATTGGGCTATCCACAGTGCCAAAGGGAAATCGCAGCAggcccaaattttcaaaatgggGTACTGA